Below is a window of Streptomyces sp. NBC_00223 DNA.
CCCTGGACAAGGTCGGCACCGTCACCGTCCCCGACGCGGTCGGCGGGGAGGGAATCGTCGCCCTGTAGCCCCGACGCCCGGAAAGCCACCGCCGGGCAGTAAATGACCGGATCGAACGGCCCGACCGTACACGCCGGATCCGAGCCGGCACCTCCGGGCGAAGAGGCACGGGGACTGGGAGGAGCGTGGAAGGTACAGGCCCCGTCCGCTCCGCGTCTCCTTCCGCCGAACCTGTTGGGAACCGGCTCCAGGCAGTTCGGATGGGCTAGCATCTGTCCCCACCAGGGGGGCCTGTCCAGCGTGACGTGAGCACCCACCGGCGTACCCGAAGTAGGAGCCGAAGCCTCCGTCATGTCGTACTCCGCAGAGATCAGCCGTACTAATCCGGGTTGTTTCATCTTCCTTGTCGACCAGTCGACGTCGATGGGTGACGCGATCGGTGACGAAGCCCAACAACAGAAGGCCGATGTCGTCGCGAACGCCATCAACCGGCTGCTCACCGAACTGTCGGTCAAGTGCGCCAAGGAAGAGGGCGTCCGGGACTACTTTCATGTCGCGGTCGTCGGCTACGGGCATTCAGTCGGTTCCGCGTTCGGGGGCGCTTTGGCCGGCCGTGACCTCGTTCCACTGGGTGAGGTCGCCAACAACCCCGCGCGGGTGGAGAACCGGGTGAAGAAGGTCTCGGACGGGGCCGGCGGACTGGTGGAGACCAGCGTCAGTTTCCCGGTGTGGATGGATCCGGTCGCGCAGGGCGGCACGCCGATGACGCGCGCGTTGGGATACGCGGATTCGCTGGTAGCTCGGTGGATCGAAGAACACCCCGGGGGCTTCCCGCCGATCGTGCTGAATCTTACCGACGGTGAATCGACCGACGGCGATCCGACCAGCGCGGCGATATCCATCGCGTCGCACGCGACAGCCGATGGCACCGTGCTGCTGTTCAACCTTCATGTCTCCGCGGGCGGCGGTTCGCCGATCACGTTCCCGGACGCGGAGGCAGGTCTGCCGGACTCATATGCGCGGACACTCTTCGAGATGTCCAGCGTCCTGCCGAGCCACATGCGTTCCTACGCGGCCTCGCAGGGCCACCGTGTCTCGGAAGATACCCGAGGATTCGTCTACAACGCCGACATCGTCTCGGTAGTGGAGTTCCTGGACATCGGAACCCGAGCCACTGAACTGCGGTGACGGGGGTGGCGCCCAAACTCTTCGTGAATCGGTTCCTGGTTCCGAAGGAAGGAAGCTCCGACCTCGAATGTGAGGACGCGATCGAGGTGCGGCCGAGTCTGGACCCCGACGACGCCCTGGACGCCCCTTTGTCCGCCGCTGTCGCGGACGGGGCCTCGGAGAGCATGATGGCCTCTCGGTGGGCGCAGTCTCTGGTGCGGGAGGCCGCGGAGGTCGGTCTGCTGCATTCCGAGGTATTCGGCGACCCGCGCTCGTTGTCGGCAGAGCTCGTACGCCGAGCCGTCGAGCCATGGGACGACCAGATCAAGGAGTACTGCGCTCGTCGGCAGGCCGGTGGGCGTCCCGTGCAGTGGTACGAGCAGCCGGGCCTTGAGAAGGGCGCGTATGCCACGCTCGTCGCCTTGCGCCTGCAACCCCTGCCACCTGGGGTTCCAGACGAGGACGGGCGAGCCTCGCACGGTCCTGCATGGGCTTACACGGCCGTCGCGCTCGGCGACAGCTGCCTGTTCCACGTCTCCGGCGGCGCGGCGACGTCGTTCCCCCTGACCGCGTCGGCGGAATTCGGGCTCAACCCGCGGCTCCTTGGCAGCCGTAACCACGACGTCGACCTCATCGCCGACCGTCTGTCCTTCTCCCGCGGCCACTTGCGTGACGGCGACGAACTTCTGCTGGCCACGGACGCCCTCGCCGCGTGGTTCCTCCGCGGTTGCGAGGATCGGTCCCGCCCTTGGCTCGAACTCGGTGAGGCGGCCGGGGGAGGGCAGTCTGCTTTCGGCGCTTGGGTTCACGAGCAGCGCGAGGGGCAGCTGATGCGCAACGACGACGTAGCGCTGGTACGCGTTCTGGTTCGTGACGAGGGGGCCGGTGACGCCGATGGCCGCGACGCCGGGTGACCCGCGGGCGGGAACCGGCCCTGGGACACGGCGTACCCGCAAGTTCCCCACCGGCGGGCAGTACGTGGAAGCGCTGCAGAACACGACCGTGTGCTTCAGGGACCCGGAACTCAAGAGCGGTACGGTCAAGCGCGATCCCGTGCTCGGCCCCAAACCCATCTCCGGGAACTTCGCCAGCGTCTTCTCGGTGACCTCACGGACGGGGCGGCGCTACGCCGTCAAATGCTTCACACAGGACGTTGCCGCCCAGGAGTCGCGGTACGACGCGATCAGCCGCCATCTGGCCGCTCTGGACGGCGCCGCGCTGTCCCAGCCGTGGAATGTCGGCTTCGAATACCAGCCACAGGGCGTCTTGGTCACTGGTGAGTGGTATCCCATGCTCAAGATGGAGTGGGCGGAGGGCAGCGGTCTGATCCGCTGGATCGAGGATCACCGCGCCGACCCGGCGGCACTCGCCTCGCTCGCAGACCGCTTCGCAGCCCTGGCCGCGGACCTGGCCACCGCTGGAGTCGCCCACGGTGACCTTCAGCACGGCAACCTGCTCGTCGCCCAGGACGGTACCTTCCGGCTCGTCGACTACGACGGGATGTTCGTACCCGCCCTGTCAGGGCACCGGGCCACCGAGATGGGTCATCGCAACTACCAGTCGCCGCAGCGCTCGGACGCGGACTTCGGCCCCGATCTGGACCGATTCTCGGCATGGGTCATCCACTTCTCGTTGGTCGCGCTGTCCACCGATCCATCGCTGTGGGGCCAACTGCACGAGTTCGGCGGCGAGTTCCTGCTGCTGACGGAGGACGACTTCCAGGCGCCGGCTGCGTCACTGCGCTTCGGGACGCTGCTGAGCCACCCTGACAGCGGACTGCGCGATCTGGCCGGCCGCATAAGGGATCTGTCCACGCAGCCGCTGGCCGCCCTCCCTGCCCTCCCCTCGCTGCCGCCGGGCGCGTCCCCGTCATCTGCCGGCCCGCACCGGACGCGGCGGTCGGCGCCCGCGGTAACGGATCCGCCGGGTTCGACACCACCTGTGTCCACCGCGCTTCCCCCATGGCTGACAGGACACTTGCCACCGCCCGTCGCTGGGGCAGCCTCGGGTTCCGTATCCCCTTCGACAGGTTCGGGTTTTCGGCGCCGCAGGCGGGCCGACGTCGTCCTCGCTGCCTTCATGACGTTGCTTCTTGTCGCTCCGGCGTCGCTGACGGCCACTTCTCTCCTTGCGGCCTCGGCCTACCCCACCGTGCAAGGGGGTGCACTGCTCGCCATGCTCGGGGCCGGCGGTGTGGGCCGCCGTACCCGGTCCGAGCTGCGAGCGGTACGCGTACGACGACGCGATCTGAGGAGTCGTTCCCGGGCGGTCGGCGACCCGGGGAAGGCCCTGGTGAAGCTGGACCAGGAGGCCCAAGCGCTGGACTGGCGGATACGGGACAGGGAGGCGAAGGCGTCCGCCCGCATGCAGCAACTCCAGTCGGAGCAGCAAACCGGGGCGGCGCGTATCGCCATCACGCTGAATCAGCGTCTCAGCGCTATCAGCAGCGAGCTCGCGGCCCTGCCCCGCCGTGAACAGGAGCGGCGTGAGAAGGCGCTCGCGCCGCTTCAGCAGAGCCACGTTCAGGACCGGCTCCGGCGCACTCCTATCCACGAGACCGCGAAACTGACGAACTTGGGTGCCAAGACCACTGACGCGCTCATCGCCGCCGGTATCAGGACCGCCGCAGACTTCACCCGGGTCCGCTATGTCTCAGGAGGCGGATACGGCACCGTCACCGCCCTGTTCGTCCTGGCGAACGGCCACCAGGTCAAAGTCCCGAGCATCGGTGAGAAGCGGGCCCGAACCCTTGAGAGCTGGCGGCAGGACATCGAGAACCGAGCGCGGCAGACGGCACCTGTCAAGCTCTCCCCCGCCGAACTGCGCAGCCTGGCAGCACAGACCGCGGCCGACCGCACCCGGCTCCAGAACGAACGGAAGAAGGCCGAGGCCGACGCTCAGACGCGTCACGACCAGTTGCAGGGGCGCATCGCGGCCGAACTGCGCGCCGTCGTGGACGCCCAGAGCGCGGCCCGCGCCGATGACGCGCGTGTCAGGGCGCAGATGAGTCAACGCCGCGCCGAGCTTGCCTTGCTACGAGACGACCGCGACAGAATCGACGCCGCGCTGGTACGCGAACAGCGGACGCGGCGCGGTCTCGCTTACCACCGTTACCTGAGGTTCCTCGTCACGGGCAGGTGAGTCGGAAGAGGTACCTCAGTGCCATGGCGCGGGACCGGTCCGGGAAGCCCAGCCGGCCAGGGCGTCGCCGTCGAAGAGGCGTATGCCGACGCGCACCGCATAGTCCCGTGCGGGCCGGGTGAACCGGCTCGTGGTGACAATCGCGGCCAAATGGCCGCCATGAGGGTGGCGGTACGTCCCGTTCACTTTCTGTACGTCACCGCTGCCGACCGTGGAGCTGGGACCATACCGCTTCGCCTGGAGGACCAGGCGGCGACCGTCAGGGGCGGTCGCGATGACGTCCGCCCCGAGATCCCCGGAGCCACCCACGACCCGGACGTCCCTGCATCCGTCCCGTCGGCACAGGAATGCCAGCGCGTGCTCAAACTCCTTTGGCGACATGGTCCAGTACGCCTCCGTGTGCTGGGCCCGGGCGGCCCACAGGGCTCGGAGTTCGGTCCGCTTCCGGATACGTCGGACCGCCACCGTCACGGTGGCGGCGAGCAAGCCGACGAGGATCAGCACCCCGAGCACCGGGTGAGCGGCAATGAAGGCGATCAGCATGATCACCCCGATCGCTGCGGCGCCGACAGTGAGGCGCCGCTCGGTGCGTACGCCTGACCGGCGTAAAGCCGGCCTTCTGTGTCGGACATCGCGGCGCTGTGGAACGGCCAAGCTGATCCCCCAAGGACCTCGTACGGCAGAGCAATTGTGCCGGGTGGACACCTCCGATACGGCGCGTGGCAGCACTTGTCGAGGTCCGTGGAGGATCTTCCGACTGGGAGGAGGCCGAACGACGCTTCGCGCTGCGGGGCTGGCCCGTTCGGGTCTTCGGGGTGTCGAAGTCCTCGGCCGACCGGATCATCGACCACCTCGGCCCGCCGCTCGCACTCCGGCCCTGTAAGCGGTTCCGCAAGGACACCGTGCTCATCGTGGACGGCACCCTGGTGCCCACGCGACCACACCATCGCCGAGCAGCAAAGCGCCTCCCCGGTCGTGCAGAGCCGGACTGTGGTCGACCGTGCGGCACCGCTGGACCGTGGTGCGGCAGCGGTGCACGGCCCGAGACCTCATCTGGAAACGGCACCAGGCATGCCTCATGGCGGGTGGCGGCGCGAAAGAGAGGGTGCGGCCCATGGGTGACGCTGAGTAGGACATCGAGTACTTTGAGGTCGTCGGTGCCGAGGGCGGGGAGTCACAGGCACCGGGTGATTCTCGATGGGGATACCGTAACCAGCACGGCTCGGGGGTGGGTGGCTGTGGGTCGGCCGACGGATTGGCATGTGCTGGATCTGGACCGGGACCCCGTGCCGGGTGATCCGTACGAGGTGAAGGAACTCGCCCGCAGGCTGGGGGACTTCGCCGACGATGTCGCCTCCGCGCTGCGCTCGGTCCGCGGGCTGGGCGGTGACACCGCCGTCCAGGAATGGGCGGGGCTGTCGGGGGAGGAGTACCGCAGCCAGTTCGGCGACCTGCCCGGCGAACTCGACAAACTCGAACGCTCCTACCGCCTCGCCTCCGGCGCCCTGGACGACTACTGGCCCCAGCTCCAGACCGCACAGGCCGACGCCGACCGCGCCCTGGCCCACGGCCGCACCGCCCGCGCCGACCTCGACGCCGCCCACAACCAACTGACCAACGCCGACGCCTGGGTCAAACGCGCCCAGGACAAATCCCAGCAGTACCAGGCCGACCCCCAACCCGGCGTCCCCCCGCCCACCGAGGAAGAAGTCCGGGCCGCCACCCGCAACGCCACCGACGCCAACATCGCCCGCACCACCGCCTCCGCGGCCGTCCACGACGCCCAGGCACGTCTGAACGCCGCCAAGGAACTCGCCGCCCAGGCAGCCGGCCTGCGCGACACCGCCGCCACCACCGCACACCACGCCCTGCACGAGGCGTCCCACGCCGGCATCCGCAACAAACACTGGTGGGAAAAGGCCGTCGACTTCGTCGCCGACCACTGGGACCAGATCATCGCCGCCTGCAAGATCATCGTCGCCGTCCTCGGCATCGTCGTGATGATCATCGGCGGACCCCTGGCCTGGCTCGTCCTCGCCGCCGCGATCCTCGTCCTCGCCGACACCCTCACCAAATACCTCAAAGGCCAAGCCAGCCTCTGGGACGTCCTCTTCGCCGCCCTCGACTGCATCCCCATGTTCAAAGGCCTCACCACCGCAGGCGGCCTCCTCAAAATGGCCCGCGAACTCCCCACCCTCCTTAAATCCGGCAAAGCCCTGGAGAACATCGCCAACAGCATCCGCAAAAGCGGCGCGGCCCTGCGGGATCTGCGCGAAACCGCCGTCAACATGTCCAAGCGCTTCAAGTGCGGCGATCCCGTCGATGTCGCCACCGGCGAGATGGTCATGTCGGCAGTCGACGTGCAACTGCCCGGAGTACTGCCACTGGTCCTGGAACGGCACCACGTCTCGGCCTACCGCACCGGCCGGTGGTTCGGACCGTCGTGGGCCTCCACACTCGACCAGCGTCTCCTCCTGGACGACCAAGGAGTGCGGTACACCTCCGAGGACGGGATGGTCCTCCACTACCCCGTCCCGGCGCCGGATTGGGACGTTCTTCCCGGTGAAGGGCCCCGTTGGCCGCTGCGCTGGGACGGTGTACCCGGCGGGGAGATCCGTATCACCCGACCGGACCGCGGGCAGACCCTCCACTTCCGCGCACTGTCCCGCGGTTCTCTCACCGAGCTGCCCCTGGCCGCGATCAGCGATCGCAACGGCAATACGAGCACCCTTGTCTACGGCGAGGACGGCATCCCGCGCGAGATCCGCCACAACGGCGGATATCGCATCGGCCTGTCGACGGCCGACGGGCGGGTGACCGAACTCCGTCTGCTGAGCCACCCCGACCGGCCGGTCCTGCTGCGCTACGGGTACGACGACCGCGGTGACCTGAGGCGCGTCACCGACTCCTCCGGCCTGCCGTTCCGCCTGGGCTACGACACCGACCACCGGGTCGTGAGCTGGGTGGCCCGCGGGGGCACCAAGTACCACTACACATACGACGCCGCAGGCCGCTGCATACGCACCACCGGCTCGGACGGGGTCCTCGACTACGGCTACGTCTACGACACCGAGAATCGCACCACGCGCGTCACCGACTCCCTCGGACACACGACGACGTACGAGTTCAACGAGCTGGGCCAGCTGGTGCGGACGATCGATCCCCTCGGTCACGCCACCGTCCGTAGGTGGGACCGGTACGACAACCTGCTGTCCCGCACCGACGCCCTGGGCCGCACCACGTACTACGAACACGACGCGGCAGGCCGCCTGACCCGTTTCATCCGGCCCGACGGGGCCGCCACGACGATGGCCTACAACGACCTCGGTCTGCCGGAAACGGTCACCCTGCCGGACGGTGCTCGCTGGCGACACGAATACGACGAGCGGGGCAACCGCGTCCGCACCGTCGACCCGCTGGGAGCCGCCACCGCTCGCCGGTACGACGACCACGGTCGCCTCGTCCGCATCACCGACGCCGTGGGTGGCGTACACGAGGTGGTCCCCGACGACGCGGGTCTTCCCGTGACCAGCATCCGTGCCGACGGCGCCGTCACCGCCTACGCACACGACCCCTTCGGCCGGATCGTCACGATCGTCGATCCGCTCGGCGGCGAGTCCACGCTCACGTGGACGCCGGAAGGAAAGCTGCGCGGCCGGAGATGGCCGGACGGATCCGGCGAGCACTGGAAGCACGACGCCGACGGCAATCTGATCGAGCGCACAGAGCCGCACGGAGCGGTGACCCGCTTCGCGGTCGGCGCCTTCGACCTCCTGACGGCCAAGACGCTCGCCGACGGCACGGTCCTGAGATTCGACTACGACACCGAATTGCGCATCACCTCGGTCACGAACGCCGCCGGCCGGCGCTGGACGTACGAGTACGACCCCCGGGGACTGCTCGTCGGCGAGACGGACTTCAACGGGCGGACGATTCGCTATCGGCACGATGCCGCGGGCCAGCTCGTCGAACGCGTCAACGGTGCCGGCGAGGCCGTCCGATACGTCAGGGACGCGGCCGGCCGGGCCGTCGAGTGGCACAGCGGCGCCGCGGTGACCACGATGGAGTACGACGCGGCGGACCGTGTCGTCCGCGCGGTCAACGCCGACGCGGAACTCATCGTCGAGCACGACGCGTTGGGCCGGGCAGTCCGCCAGACCGTCAACGGCAGGACACTGACGAACGTCTACGACGCACTGGGCCGCAGAACGGAACGCCGCACCCCCATAGGCGCGGTGAGCACATGGGAATGGGACGCCGGGACGCGGGCCGGCGCCCTGCGCACCGCCGGACGGCGGGTCGCGTTCTCGTACGACGGCGGCGGTGCGGAGACCGGCCGCACCGTCGACCAAGGCGTCGTGGACATCCGGCAGCGGTGGGACGCCAAGCGCCGTGTCGTCTCCCGAACGGTCAGCCGCGGCGGAACGGCCGACGAGCCCCGGGCGCTGGTACGCCATCGGAGCTACCGCTACCGGGAGGACGACCACCTCACCGGTGTGACGGACGAGTCCGGTGGACACGACTTCGCCCTCGATCCGGTCGGCCGGGTGCTCACCGTCTCGGCAGAGGACTGGGCGGAGAGCTACGCGTACGACTCCGCGGGCAACATGGTGCACGGCATGTGGCCCGCGGAGGCGGCGGGCGGGAGCAGCGCCCCCGACACCTCCCCGGCGACCGGGAGCCGCTCCTACGACGGGACACTCATCCGGCGTGCGGGCCGGACCACTTACACGCACGACGAGCAGGGCCGGGTCGTGCGGCGGGTCCGCCGGACGCTCTCCGGTGCCAAGGCCACCTGGCGGTTCGTCTGGAACGCCGAGGACCGGCTCACCGAGGCACACACTCCCGACGGCCGTCGCTGGCGCTACCTCTACGATCCCCTCGGCCGTCGGACGGCGAAGGTCGAGACGACCGCGGACGGCACCGTCGTCACCCGGACCGACTTCGTGTGGGACGGCACGCAGTTGGCCGAACAGACTCTCTCCGCCGGGGACGGGTCTGCCTCCCTCACCGCTGTGACCTGGGACGCCATGCCCGGAAGCCGTCAACCGGTCGGCCAGACCGAACGCGTCCTCACCGCCTCGTCGGCGCAGAGCGACATCGACGCGCGCTTCTACTGCATCGTGACCGACCTCGTCGGGTCGCCGACCGAACTGATCGGCATGGACGGCGAGGTGGCGTGGCAGGCGGACAGCACCCTCTACGGCAACCGCGGGCCGGGCGCGGCGCGGAGCGTCGACTGCCCGCTGCGTTTCCCGGGCCAGTACTTCGACGCCGAGACGGGACTCCACTACAACGTCTTCCGCTACTACGACCCCGAAGTGGGCGGGTATTACAGCCCCGACCCCCTCGGGCTCGACGCCGGACCGAATCCTCACGCGTACGTTCCCAACCCCATGTCCTGGTGCGACCCCCTCGGGCTGAAGTGCCTGGAATTCTTCACCGTTCAGGGACTCGACGACGCGGCGCGGTTCCGGAGCACCGGCGAACCGTGGCCACTGGAGATGCACCGAGCGCACTTCGGTCCGGGCGTGTACTCCTGGGGGTCTCGAACCGAGGCCGAGAAATACCTCGCTCTCAAGCTGCGCAGATCGGAGAACGCCGATCTCGAACTGATGAGGTTCACCGTTCATGAGAAGGACTTCGCCAAGCTCAAAAAGGTCGACATCTCGCAGATGACCGACGACGAGGCACAGGCTTTTCTCGACCGCTACAGTCTGATGTCCGATACCGGAAAAGCCGATCACGGTCTCGAATACATCACCAGGCCCACCGGGATGGGCCCGGAGCACTTCTTCGACAAGTCCGTCTTCGGTCTGCTCAGGTTCGACTAGTACGTTCGACTGACGCGTTCGACCAGCACGTCGACGGGTACGTCGATGAGTACGCGCGATCAACCAGGAGTCCTTTTGAACCCTCGCCCATTCGTCTACCGCAAGATCCTCGGCCCCTGGGCTCTCTACGTGGAACTGACTGCGGGAGTTGCCCCGGGCACGCCGGGCACGCTGCCGCGGGATGCCCGTCGCATCACCGACCACCTGTGGTTGGCCGTGGTTGACATGACAGCGCTTGAAGAGGACGTGCAGCAGCTGGAGTTCGGCCTGCGTCAGGTCGCCGACGCGATTGCGACCGCGCGCCCCGAGCAGTTGGTGGTCGTACAAGTGGAGGCCCTGAGCTACCCGTTGACCGACTACCAGCCCGAAGCGGCGGCGGCGGCCATCGCGGGATGGGCGGCGCGGGAGTTCGACTTCACCCCTCCGGACATCGCGGTGACCTTCGATCGTACGGACGGATACACGCTCACCTGGCCCTCCCCCACCTGACCCGAGGTGACCGTCTCCAAGGGGCCGGCCGTTTCCACGCGAAGGCGGTGGCCGAGAGCGACAACGTGTTCAGGTCACTGAAAATGAGTCTCGCCATTTGAGAAAACCTCGGTGACCAGCGGTCAACCACGGGCATTCGGCGCCTGCGCGCCCCCGAATTGACCTGGACAACAAACAAGCCCCAGGCCGTTAACCTGAGGCTTTGCGATGGAGCGGATGACGGGAATCGAACCCGCGCTCTGAGCTTGGAATCACGGGGGCTCTGTCGGCGACCGTACTGGTCAGCGGCCGGTTCGGCCCCGAAGTACCAGATGGGCGGGTTCCGTTGGTGCCCGTGGCGGACCCAGCCATACCGCTGTACGTGGTGCGGGCGTGGTGCGCCGGGCACGCATCACCGCTCGTGCAGGATGGTGGGCCGGGTGACGGGGACGACGGTGAGGAGGCCGTCGAGGCCCTTGTAGTCGTCGGGGTTGGTGGTGAAGAGAGGGAGCTCTTCGGCGATGGCGATGGCGGCGATCATGAGGTCGGCGACACGGCGGCGTGGTTTGCGGCCGGCGCCGATCACGGCGGCGCAGACCCTGCCGTAGAGGCGGGCGGCTTCGGTGTCGAAGGGGATGGGGTCGAACTCGTTCTCGGCGCGTTGCAGGATGTCCAGACGCCGGCCCCTTTCCGCGTGCTCGTCGTAGTCGCTCTGCTCCTCGTTCCTGCGCACTTCGTGGGGTCCCGCGGAGAGTTCGGCCAGGGTGATGGCGCTGATCGCCACCTCGGCGGGGAGTTCCGCGGGGTCGAGCCATTTGCGCAGGATGACGATGTTGGTGTCGAGCAGGCCCTGCGCGTACTCAACGGCCATAGGGGTCGTCCGTCTCCTGCTCGGCGGTGGCGTCCTGGTCGGCCCGGAACGCCTCCAGCGAGACGTCCGACGCCGTGCGGGACATGGCCGCGAACTCCGCACGCGCAACGAACCGCCTGCGTCGGCGTAGCGGGATCAGCTCCCCGATCTGATGCCCG
It encodes the following:
- a CDS encoding vWA domain-containing protein — encoded protein: MSYSAEISRTNPGCFIFLVDQSTSMGDAIGDEAQQQKADVVANAINRLLTELSVKCAKEEGVRDYFHVAVVGYGHSVGSAFGGALAGRDLVPLGEVANNPARVENRVKKVSDGAGGLVETSVSFPVWMDPVAQGGTPMTRALGYADSLVARWIEEHPGGFPPIVLNLTDGESTDGDPTSAAISIASHATADGTVLLFNLHVSAGGGSPITFPDAEAGLPDSYARTLFEMSSVLPSHMRSYAASQGHRVSEDTRGFVYNADIVSVVEFLDIGTRATELR
- a CDS encoding restriction endonuclease; amino-acid sequence: MLIAFIAAHPVLGVLILVGLLAATVTVAVRRIRKRTELRALWAARAQHTEAYWTMSPKEFEHALAFLCRRDGCRDVRVVGGSGDLGADVIATAPDGRRLVLQAKRYGPSSTVGSGDVQKVNGTYRHPHGGHLAAIVTTSRFTRPARDYAVRVGIRLFDGDALAGWASRTGPAPWH
- a CDS encoding type II toxin-antitoxin system Phd/YefM family antitoxin; the protein is MSAQPEITQRDLRSRSKEIMDAVQGGQSFTVTRDGHQIGELIPLRRRRRFVARAEFAAMSRTASDVSLEAFRADQDATAEQETDDPYGR
- a CDS encoding DUF6531 domain-containing protein, with amino-acid sequence MLDLDRDPVPGDPYEVKELARRLGDFADDVASALRSVRGLGGDTAVQEWAGLSGEEYRSQFGDLPGELDKLERSYRLASGALDDYWPQLQTAQADADRALAHGRTARADLDAAHNQLTNADAWVKRAQDKSQQYQADPQPGVPPPTEEEVRAATRNATDANIARTTASAAVHDAQARLNAAKELAAQAAGLRDTAATTAHHALHEASHAGIRNKHWWEKAVDFVADHWDQIIAACKIIVAVLGIVVMIIGGPLAWLVLAAAILVLADTLTKYLKGQASLWDVLFAALDCIPMFKGLTTAGGLLKMARELPTLLKSGKALENIANSIRKSGAALRDLRETAVNMSKRFKCGDPVDVATGEMVMSAVDVQLPGVLPLVLERHHVSAYRTGRWFGPSWASTLDQRLLLDDQGVRYTSEDGMVLHYPVPAPDWDVLPGEGPRWPLRWDGVPGGEIRITRPDRGQTLHFRALSRGSLTELPLAAISDRNGNTSTLVYGEDGIPREIRHNGGYRIGLSTADGRVTELRLLSHPDRPVLLRYGYDDRGDLRRVTDSSGLPFRLGYDTDHRVVSWVARGGTKYHYTYDAAGRCIRTTGSDGVLDYGYVYDTENRTTRVTDSLGHTTTYEFNELGQLVRTIDPLGHATVRRWDRYDNLLSRTDALGRTTYYEHDAAGRLTRFIRPDGAATTMAYNDLGLPETVTLPDGARWRHEYDERGNRVRTVDPLGAATARRYDDHGRLVRITDAVGGVHEVVPDDAGLPVTSIRADGAVTAYAHDPFGRIVTIVDPLGGESTLTWTPEGKLRGRRWPDGSGEHWKHDADGNLIERTEPHGAVTRFAVGAFDLLTAKTLADGTVLRFDYDTELRITSVTNAAGRRWTYEYDPRGLLVGETDFNGRTIRYRHDAAGQLVERVNGAGEAVRYVRDAAGRAVEWHSGAAVTTMEYDAADRVVRAVNADAELIVEHDALGRAVRQTVNGRTLTNVYDALGRRTERRTPIGAVSTWEWDAGTRAGALRTAGRRVAFSYDGGGAETGRTVDQGVVDIRQRWDAKRRVVSRTVSRGGTADEPRALVRHRSYRYREDDHLTGVTDESGGHDFALDPVGRVLTVSAEDWAESYAYDSAGNMVHGMWPAEAAGGSSAPDTSPATGSRSYDGTLIRRAGRTTYTHDEQGRVVRRVRRTLSGAKATWRFVWNAEDRLTEAHTPDGRRWRYLYDPLGRRTAKVETTADGTVVTRTDFVWDGTQLAEQTLSAGDGSASLTAVTWDAMPGSRQPVGQTERVLTASSAQSDIDARFYCIVTDLVGSPTELIGMDGEVAWQADSTLYGNRGPGAARSVDCPLRFPGQYFDAETGLHYNVFRYYDPEVGGYYSPDPLGLDAGPNPHAYVPNPMSWCDPLGLKCLEFFTVQGLDDAARFRSTGEPWPLEMHRAHFGPGVYSWGSRTEAEKYLALKLRRSENADLELMRFTVHEKDFAKLKKVDISQMTDDEAQAFLDRYSLMSDTGKADHGLEYITRPTGMGPEHFFDKSVFGLLRFD
- a CDS encoding type II toxin-antitoxin system VapC family toxin, with the translated sequence MAVEYAQGLLDTNIVILRKWLDPAELPAEVAISAITLAELSAGPHEVRRNEEQSDYDEHAERGRRLDILQRAENEFDPIPFDTEAARLYGRVCAAVIGAGRKPRRRVADLMIAAIAIAEELPLFTTNPDDYKGLDGLLTVVPVTRPTILHER